A single Stutzerimonas stutzeri DNA region contains:
- a CDS encoding PQQ-binding-like beta-propeller repeat protein, whose amino-acid sequence MNRTAAKIAREYGPFEGVQSVHGVSHDGRHVWFASGDKLHALDPVTGEPVRSLDVRADAGTAYDGQHLYQIAGDRIHTLDPTTGTVLASIAAPADASGLAWAEGMLWVGQYRDRKIYQIDPTTGEILRTIESNRFVTGVTWAEGALWHGVWEDGESELRRIDPLTGEVLDALAMPEGIGVSGLEYDGAGRFFCGGGPSGRLRAVDRPS is encoded by the coding sequence ATGAATCGAACAGCAGCAAAGATCGCACGCGAGTACGGCCCCTTCGAGGGCGTCCAGAGCGTGCACGGGGTCAGCCATGACGGTCGGCACGTCTGGTTTGCAAGCGGGGACAAACTGCACGCGCTCGACCCTGTCACCGGCGAGCCCGTGCGTTCGCTGGATGTCCGCGCCGATGCCGGGACGGCGTACGACGGCCAGCACCTGTACCAGATAGCAGGCGACCGTATTCACACGCTCGACCCCACGACCGGCACGGTACTGGCCTCCATTGCGGCACCTGCGGATGCGTCGGGCCTGGCATGGGCGGAAGGGATGCTCTGGGTTGGCCAGTATCGCGACCGAAAGATTTATCAGATCGACCCGACAACTGGCGAGATACTCCGTACCATCGAGTCGAACCGTTTCGTCACGGGCGTCACCTGGGCCGAAGGAGCGCTTTGGCACGGCGTCTGGGAGGACGGCGAGAGCGAACTGAGGCGCATCGACCCGCTCACCGGCGAGGTGCTGGATGCACTGGCAATGCCGGAAGGGATAGGTGTCTCAGGGCTCGAATACGATGGAGCGGGGCGCTTCTTCTGCGGCGGTGGCCCGAGTGGCAGGCTTAGAGCGGTCGATCGCCCGAGCTGA
- a CDS encoding helix-turn-helix domain-containing protein, which translates to MDEPLAAAAQALAVGDPLGALKRVALRGEPSALALRGIAMAQLGDFVRAKALLRRAACTFEAEDAVPRARCIVAEAEIALASRDLGWPAKRLDDARATLEARGDWPNAAHARLLALRRLVLTGRLDEAEHALGDLDSAALSPASTAIHELVVAAIALRRMQVEGARMALARAQHAAYRACIPALSAQLERVASALSQPVARLIAPRQDRLVQLDEVQRILASGVVVVDACRHAVCKGGASISLIRRPLLFALVRVLGEAWPADVPRRTLIEQAFRTRVVDESHRVRLRVEIGRLRAVLHGLAAVTATKRGFVLAPLGTQQVVVLARPVEEKHAAVLACLADGECWSSSALGLALGTSQRTVQRALETLVQAGRVQSLGSGRSRRWMMPHPPGFATILLLPVSMMM; encoded by the coding sequence ATGGACGAGCCGCTGGCCGCCGCGGCGCAGGCACTTGCCGTCGGCGATCCACTTGGCGCACTCAAGAGGGTCGCGTTGCGCGGCGAGCCGTCGGCACTCGCGCTTCGGGGCATTGCCATGGCGCAACTCGGGGATTTCGTTCGGGCGAAGGCTTTGCTGAGGCGTGCCGCCTGCACCTTCGAGGCCGAAGACGCGGTGCCTCGCGCCCGATGCATCGTTGCCGAGGCCGAGATCGCGCTGGCCTCGCGCGACCTGGGCTGGCCAGCGAAAAGGCTCGATGATGCGAGAGCGACGCTCGAGGCGCGGGGCGATTGGCCGAATGCGGCGCACGCGCGCTTGCTCGCGCTTCGGCGACTGGTGCTTACCGGGCGCCTCGATGAGGCTGAACATGCCCTTGGCGACCTGGATTCGGCAGCACTCAGCCCGGCGTCCACGGCCATCCATGAATTGGTGGTCGCGGCAATAGCGCTGCGACGCATGCAGGTCGAAGGCGCGCGTATGGCGCTGGCACGCGCGCAGCATGCCGCGTACCGTGCCTGCATTCCTGCGCTGAGTGCACAGCTCGAGCGTGTGGCCAGTGCGTTGAGCCAGCCGGTGGCGCGGCTGATCGCGCCGCGCCAGGACCGCCTCGTTCAGTTGGATGAGGTGCAGCGCATACTGGCGTCTGGTGTGGTCGTCGTCGATGCGTGCCGTCATGCGGTGTGCAAGGGCGGAGCGAGCATTTCGCTGATCAGGCGCCCACTGTTGTTTGCACTGGTCCGTGTCCTGGGCGAAGCCTGGCCGGCTGACGTACCGCGACGCACCTTGATCGAACAGGCGTTTCGAACCCGAGTCGTCGACGAGTCGCACAGGGTCCGGTTGCGCGTGGAGATCGGGCGTCTTCGGGCCGTGCTGCACGGGCTGGCCGCTGTGACCGCGACGAAGCGGGGGTTTGTGCTGGCACCCCTTGGGACACAGCAGGTCGTCGTGCTGGCACGCCCCGTCGAGGAGAAGCACGCCGCTGTGCTCGCCTGCCTGGCGGATGGCGAGTGCTGGTCGAGTTCGGCGCTCGGTCTTGCGCTCGGGACGAGCCAGCGCACCGTGCAGCGTGCGCTGGAGACGCTGGTGCAGGCCGGTCGGGTACAGTCGCTCGGCAGCGGCAGGTCACGTCGCTGGATGATGCCGCACCCGCCCGGATTCGCGACGATCTTGTTACTCCCTGTCTCGATGATGATGTGA
- a CDS encoding FMN-binding negative transcriptional regulator has product MYVPEHFSAPSTEAMLQLVRQHPLGTLFTAGESGLDANHIPFELAAEQGALGALHAHVARNNPVWTDVQNGDEVLVVFRGEEAYISPNWYPSKHEHHKQVPTWNYKVVHAHGRITIRDDERYVRGLVAKLTRAHEASEPKPWKMTDAPKEYLASMMLAIVGIEIEITRLTGKFKLSQNKAPEDIQSAATVLIERGREALGEAMRDSVHVKKG; this is encoded by the coding sequence ATGTACGTTCCAGAACACTTCAGCGCCCCTTCGACTGAGGCCATGCTCCAACTCGTCAGGCAGCACCCGTTGGGCACGCTTTTTACAGCGGGCGAGAGCGGTCTGGACGCCAATCACATCCCCTTCGAATTGGCCGCAGAGCAAGGGGCGCTTGGGGCGCTGCATGCCCATGTCGCACGCAACAATCCGGTTTGGACAGACGTTCAGAACGGTGATGAAGTGCTCGTCGTGTTTCGGGGAGAGGAAGCCTATATCTCGCCTAACTGGTATCCGAGCAAGCACGAGCACCACAAGCAGGTCCCCACCTGGAACTACAAGGTGGTGCATGCACATGGCCGCATCACGATTCGAGACGATGAACGCTATGTGAGGGGGCTGGTCGCAAAGCTGACCCGTGCCCATGAGGCTTCCGAACCCAAGCCGTGGAAAATGACTGACGCGCCGAAGGAATACCTTGCATCAATGATGCTGGCTATCGTCGGTATAGAGATCGAAATCACCCGACTCACCGGCAAGTTCAAGCTGAGCCAGAACAAGGCTCCGGAGGATATACAGAGTGCCGCAACGGTCCTGATCGAGCGTGGACGTGAGGCCCTGGGCGAAGCCATGCGAGATTCCGTCCACGTCAAGAAAGGCTAG
- the ycaC gene encoding isochorismate family cysteine hydrolase YcaC, with protein MTYTYKRLDKDDVALLLVDHQAGLLSLVRDFSPDEFKNNVLAVADIAKFFNIPTILTTSFEDGPNGPIVPELKDAFPNAPYIARPGQINAWDNEDFVQAVRDTGKKQLLIAGVVTDVCVTFPALSAREAGYDVFVITDASGTFSPAVRDAAWNRMSQAGVQLMNWFSMAGELHRDWRNDIEGFGGILAGHLPAYSNLIQSRDSATRR; from the coding sequence ATGACTTATACCTATAAGCGTCTCGACAAAGATGACGTGGCTCTGTTGCTGGTCGACCATCAGGCCGGGCTACTGTCGCTGGTACGTGACTTCAGTCCGGACGAGTTCAAGAATAATGTGTTGGCCGTAGCCGATATTGCTAAGTTCTTCAATATCCCGACGATTCTCACGACCAGCTTCGAAGACGGTCCGAATGGCCCCATCGTCCCCGAACTCAAGGACGCCTTTCCAAACGCTCCGTATATCGCGCGTCCTGGTCAGATCAACGCGTGGGACAACGAAGATTTCGTCCAGGCCGTCCGGGATACGGGCAAGAAACAATTATTGATTGCCGGTGTGGTGACCGATGTCTGCGTCACATTCCCGGCGTTGTCGGCACGTGAGGCCGGTTACGATGTCTTTGTCATCACCGATGCGTCGGGCACCTTCAGCCCGGCGGTGCGCGACGCGGCCTGGAATCGCATGTCTCAGGCGGGCGTCCAGCTGATGAACTGGTTCTCCATGGCGGGCGAACTCCACCGCGACTGGCGCAACGATATCGAGGGTTTCGGTGGGATACTTGCGGGGCATCTGCCGGCGTATTCCAATCTCATCCAGAGCCGGGATTCAGCGACTCGCCGCTGA
- a CDS encoding LysR substrate-binding domain-containing protein: MQDLNALYYFVQVVDHGGFASAGRALGIPKSKLSRHIARLEQRLEARLINRSTRQLSVTELGLGYYRHCVAMLVEAEAADELIMHNLAQPRGTVRLSCPPSLLHYLISPLLVRFMEQCPEVEVHVEATSRRVDVIKEGLDMAIRVRFPPIEDSDLAMKVLSNSPQRLVAAPGLFVDRPLPRGPADLAGLPSLDFDQADKQHAWQLDGPDGVTAHVPLRPKLVTDNAETLHQAALAGLGVVKLALLVAGPDLHNGRLIDVLPGWVPRGGILHAVFPSRRGLLPSVRALLDFLGDNIQEIDFNSRATPP; encoded by the coding sequence ATGCAGGATCTCAACGCGCTCTACTATTTCGTCCAGGTGGTGGATCACGGCGGCTTCGCATCGGCAGGTCGCGCGCTGGGCATCCCGAAATCAAAGCTGAGCCGCCATATCGCCCGTCTGGAACAGAGACTGGAGGCCCGTCTCATCAATCGCTCGACACGGCAGTTGTCGGTTACCGAGCTGGGGCTTGGTTATTACCGCCACTGCGTGGCGATGCTCGTGGAGGCGGAAGCGGCGGACGAACTGATCATGCATAACCTTGCTCAGCCTCGCGGAACGGTGAGACTGAGTTGTCCGCCGAGCCTGTTGCATTATCTGATCTCCCCGCTGCTGGTGCGCTTCATGGAACAGTGCCCGGAGGTGGAGGTGCACGTCGAGGCCACCAGCCGAAGGGTGGATGTGATCAAGGAAGGGCTAGACATGGCCATTCGAGTCCGCTTTCCACCGATCGAGGACAGCGACCTCGCCATGAAAGTGTTATCCAACAGCCCGCAGCGCCTGGTTGCGGCACCAGGGCTCTTCGTGGATCGGCCGTTGCCGCGTGGGCCGGCCGATCTGGCGGGTCTGCCCAGCCTGGACTTCGACCAGGCCGATAAGCAGCATGCCTGGCAACTCGACGGGCCTGATGGTGTGACGGCCCATGTGCCCCTTCGGCCGAAGCTCGTGACTGATAATGCAGAAACACTTCACCAAGCGGCGTTGGCGGGCCTGGGAGTGGTAAAGCTGGCGCTGTTGGTGGCCGGCCCGGACCTCCATAACGGCAGATTGATCGACGTCCTACCCGGATGGGTACCCAGAGGCGGCATCCTGCATGCCGTGTTCCCATCCAGACGCGGACTGTTACCTTCGGTGCGAGCATTGCTCGACTTCCTAGGTGACAACATCCAGGAGATTGATTTCAACAGTCGTGCCACGCCGCCTTGA
- a CDS encoding cupin domain-containing protein codes for MILSGNSTNIQSALAKISEYWSPQVIGQVNDQYIKVAKLKGELMWHSHADEDEMFLVVYGTLKIQLEDRDVILQPGEFCVIPKQTRHNPVAEEECGIVLIETVSTLHTGDEISARSVPIEKQLGS; via the coding sequence ATGATCCTCAGCGGGAACAGCACGAATATCCAGTCAGCCCTGGCCAAAATCAGTGAATACTGGTCACCGCAGGTCATCGGTCAGGTCAATGACCAGTACATCAAGGTTGCCAAGCTCAAAGGCGAGCTGATGTGGCATTCCCATGCGGATGAAGACGAGATGTTCTTGGTGGTTTACGGCACGCTCAAGATCCAGCTGGAGGATCGGGACGTGATCCTCCAGCCCGGCGAGTTTTGTGTGATCCCCAAACAAACCCGGCACAACCCTGTCGCCGAGGAAGAGTGCGGGATCGTGCTGATTGAAACGGTCTCCACCCTGCATACCGGGGATGAAATCAGCGCGAGAAGCGTGCCCATCGAAAAGCAGCTGGGCTCTTAG
- a CDS encoding PLP-dependent aminotransferase family protein, which translates to MEDLRIELNREAGLSLVEQIVGAIGRSIGEGHLYAGARLPSWRDLSVQLGVARGTVRAAYERLIDEQLIVSRGAAGTFVAQPLPAVRPIDASSLRSPLPDFYQHPFSNAPMVFQAGIPAQDVFPYKLWSRIAAGAARQAAMAPVSYPDPRGEPGLRSEIAAYLSVARGVICAPEQIVITSGYSGGLGLILHALGLRGQTAWMEDPGYPMTRTALSMAGIESVPVSVDADGLNVEEGIRRAPNAALVVVTAGQQAPLGVTLSLSRRLRLLEWADKNGSWIIEDDYLSELQLAGRAAPALASQDRSGRVVHIGTFSKTINPGLRLGFVVAPTSLANRVADTAAALAPAASIASQWALAEFMRKGHYLRHLRRMKRTYSARLAALQRALSVPATSEAMAGLALLLHLPQGTDDVAISQQALAVGLAPLPLSIWYADATQARSGLLLGVTNVPDDGVEDCCRRLVQLTQAVM; encoded by the coding sequence ATGGAAGATTTGCGCATTGAACTCAACCGCGAGGCGGGGCTTTCCCTGGTTGAGCAAATTGTTGGAGCCATTGGCAGATCGATCGGCGAGGGGCATCTGTACGCGGGTGCTCGCTTGCCGTCCTGGCGGGACCTCAGTGTTCAGCTAGGCGTTGCTCGTGGCACCGTGCGGGCGGCCTATGAACGACTGATCGACGAACAGTTGATCGTCTCCCGCGGCGCTGCGGGTACCTTTGTCGCGCAGCCGTTGCCTGCGGTCCGGCCAATTGACGCCAGCAGCCTGCGCTCGCCATTGCCGGACTTCTACCAGCATCCATTCAGCAACGCGCCCATGGTGTTTCAGGCGGGGATACCCGCGCAGGACGTTTTCCCCTACAAACTGTGGTCACGCATTGCCGCGGGCGCCGCACGACAAGCCGCAATGGCACCGGTCAGCTACCCGGACCCTCGCGGCGAGCCCGGTTTGCGGTCCGAAATCGCCGCCTATCTTTCAGTGGCGCGAGGCGTCATCTGCGCGCCAGAGCAGATCGTCATCACCTCGGGCTACTCCGGTGGTCTTGGGCTGATCCTGCATGCGCTCGGCTTGCGAGGACAGACGGCGTGGATGGAAGATCCGGGCTATCCAATGACCCGAACGGCGCTTTCCATGGCGGGGATCGAGTCGGTACCGGTCAGTGTCGATGCAGATGGCTTGAACGTCGAAGAAGGTATCCGACGTGCGCCAAATGCGGCGTTGGTGGTCGTTACTGCAGGACAGCAGGCGCCTCTAGGGGTGACATTGTCACTGTCTCGGCGCCTTCGCCTGCTGGAGTGGGCGGATAAGAACGGCAGTTGGATCATAGAAGATGACTACCTGAGCGAGCTTCAACTCGCTGGTCGGGCAGCGCCTGCGCTTGCATCTCAGGATCGTTCAGGCCGGGTCGTTCATATCGGCACGTTTAGCAAAACGATCAATCCGGGTCTGCGTCTAGGGTTTGTCGTGGCGCCGACATCCTTGGCAAATCGGGTCGCAGACACAGCGGCTGCGCTGGCACCTGCGGCGTCGATCGCCAGCCAATGGGCGCTCGCCGAGTTCATGCGCAAGGGTCATTACCTGCGCCATCTGCGCAGAATGAAGCGCACCTATAGCGCTCGGTTGGCTGCTCTACAGCGCGCCTTGAGCGTTCCAGCCACAAGCGAGGCGATGGCGGGGCTTGCTTTGCTGTTGCACTTGCCTCAAGGCACCGACGACGTCGCTATCAGCCAGCAGGCACTTGCAGTCGGGCTCGCGCCCTTACCATTATCCATCTGGTACGCCGACGCTACACAGGCCCGAAGCGGCTTACTGCTGGGCGTCACCAACGTTCCAGACGACGGCGTCGAGGATTGCTGCAGGCGCCTGGTTCAGCTCACCCAAGCGGTTATGTGA
- a CDS encoding TlpA family protein disulfide reductase, giving the protein MQSPSFLSFIKQFAALLVLGFVLHSAHADDSLDDEGERRARTAGASLIGQPGPVAVLETIEGKKIDLAELYGKKPVYLKFWATWCVPCRQQMPGFEQLQQTMGDRVQVIAVNTGFSDDIESIRAYRKEHQLTMPIMIDDGSLAADLNLRVTPQHVVIGRDGRISHIGHLDDQALHAALERAVSEQTAPASRSETSTAPETPQFAVGDTVTDLSIETLDGRQVQLGKGDKPRALVFFAPWCESYLEESRPETSQACLRVRKDVDNLMGQSDMEWLGVSSGLWVSASDLQDYKNTTPTALPLVLDEQDELFRAFAIRDIPTVVLLDAQGRVANILKPQDSNLVAAVKALR; this is encoded by the coding sequence TTGCAATCACCGTCTTTCCTCTCATTCATCAAGCAGTTCGCGGCACTGCTCGTGCTCGGTTTCGTGCTCCACTCGGCTCACGCCGACGACAGTCTCGACGATGAGGGTGAGCGGCGGGCACGCACCGCCGGCGCTTCGCTGATCGGGCAGCCTGGGCCGGTTGCTGTGCTGGAAACCATCGAAGGAAAGAAGATCGATCTGGCTGAGCTGTACGGGAAAAAACCGGTTTACCTGAAGTTCTGGGCCACCTGGTGCGTGCCCTGCCGCCAGCAGATGCCCGGCTTCGAGCAATTGCAACAGACGATGGGCGACAGGGTGCAGGTCATCGCGGTAAACACCGGCTTCAGCGACGACATTGAGTCGATCCGCGCTTACCGCAAGGAGCATCAGTTGACCATGCCGATCATGATCGATGACGGCAGCCTGGCGGCGGACCTCAACCTACGGGTCACGCCCCAGCATGTGGTGATCGGCCGAGATGGGCGGATATCCCACATCGGTCACCTTGATGATCAGGCGCTGCATGCCGCGCTGGAGCGTGCAGTATCAGAGCAAACGGCCCCCGCCAGTCGCTCAGAGACCAGCACAGCGCCCGAGACGCCGCAGTTCGCCGTGGGCGACACCGTGACCGACCTGAGCATCGAGACCCTCGACGGCCGTCAGGTGCAGCTGGGTAAGGGCGACAAACCACGTGCGCTGGTGTTCTTCGCGCCCTGGTGCGAGTCCTATCTCGAGGAAAGCCGGCCGGAGACGTCCCAGGCTTGCCTACGGGTACGCAAGGATGTGGACAACCTGATGGGCCAGAGCGACATGGAATGGCTGGGCGTTTCTTCAGGCCTGTGGGTCTCGGCCAGCGATCTGCAGGACTACAAGAACACCACGCCCACAGCCCTGCCGCTAGTGCTCGACGAGCAGGACGAGCTCTTTCGTGCCTTCGCCATTCGGGACATTCCGACAGTGGTGCTCCTGGATGCGCAGGGCCGTGTCGCCAATATCCTCAAGCCGCAGGACAGCAATCTCGTCGCGGCCGTCAAGGCGCTGCGCTGA
- a CDS encoding protein-disulfide reductase DsbD family protein — translation MPLLSLKRLLLCFCLSVIGLPGWAAEMPGPDDVLIASSLIASTEAPSSGSTTTLAILMEPQGEWHGYWKQPGDVGLPAKFTWHLPDGVTVGDPAYPLPQTLLIEGLMNHVYEHPYALLVDLTLEDNLPDGTALPIRVDMQYLACRYDACVPERASLDTTLHVGDGRQSPDVAARFASWRQALPRPLAAPASFSVDGDLLRLRVPLPASVSIQNPHLFSATKGAIDNAAPQRVERHDDELIVETRAGDQIPDAFLATLKLSDSLGLDIDVRRGGPASAAGSGLNTILFALAGAIAGGLLLNLMPCVFPILSLKAMSLARSGISPAIARRDAVAYTSGVVLVCVLLGAVLLALRAAGAQVGWAFQLQNASVILILMLLTTAIAFNLAGLFELAAIDAGTKLTNQSGASGAFWTGALAAFIATPCSGPFMAAALGAALVLPTAAAMLVFSGLGLGIALPFLLLGFIPALQRRLPRPGPWMETLRRLLAVPMFLTALALLWVLSHQVPADALVASLGCAMLLALGLWLTGLWQQKLKRNAWLPSALALILSLGLGWSQVSGQTAPAIDVQRRAFDEQQLAQLRADKVPVFLYFTADWCITCKVNEQVAINREATAQAFAAAGVEVMRGDWTNGDPVITAFLERHGRSGVPLYLWYGAGEAEPRLLPQILRPDSLPELVRR, via the coding sequence ATGCCACTGCTATCGCTGAAAAGGCTCCTGCTCTGCTTTTGTCTGAGCGTCATCGGTCTGCCTGGCTGGGCCGCCGAGATGCCTGGTCCGGACGATGTATTGATCGCCTCGTCGCTGATCGCTTCAACCGAGGCGCCTTCATCGGGATCGACCACGACATTGGCGATCCTCATGGAACCCCAGGGCGAATGGCACGGCTACTGGAAGCAACCAGGCGATGTCGGCCTCCCAGCCAAGTTCACCTGGCATCTGCCGGACGGTGTAACGGTGGGCGATCCCGCTTATCCGCTGCCGCAAACGCTGCTGATAGAAGGTCTGATGAACCATGTCTACGAGCACCCCTATGCGCTGCTTGTAGACCTGACCCTCGAAGACAACTTGCCAGACGGGACCGCACTGCCGATCCGTGTGGATATGCAGTATCTGGCCTGCCGGTATGACGCCTGCGTCCCTGAGCGCGCCTCATTGGACACAACCTTGCACGTTGGTGACGGCCGTCAGTCTCCAGACGTTGCAGCTCGCTTCGCCAGCTGGCGCCAGGCGCTGCCCAGGCCGCTAGCCGCGCCGGCCAGTTTCAGCGTGGATGGCGATCTTCTACGCCTGCGTGTGCCCCTTCCAGCCAGCGTCTCGATCCAGAATCCCCATCTGTTTTCCGCAACCAAGGGGGCGATCGACAACGCCGCCCCCCAACGCGTCGAGCGACACGACGATGAGCTGATTGTGGAAACCCGCGCGGGTGATCAAATACCCGATGCTTTCCTGGCTACGCTGAAACTGAGCGACAGCCTTGGCTTGGATATAGACGTAAGACGCGGCGGTCCGGCAAGCGCGGCCGGCAGCGGCTTGAACACCATCCTGTTTGCATTGGCCGGGGCGATTGCTGGCGGGCTGTTGCTGAACCTGATGCCGTGCGTCTTTCCTATCCTGAGCCTCAAGGCCATGAGCCTTGCACGCTCTGGCATCAGCCCGGCTATAGCTCGTCGCGACGCCGTGGCCTACACCAGCGGTGTGGTGCTGGTGTGCGTCTTGCTCGGCGCCGTTCTACTCGCCCTGCGTGCTGCTGGCGCCCAGGTCGGCTGGGCCTTCCAGCTGCAGAACGCTAGCGTGATTCTGATCCTGATGTTGCTTACCACCGCCATCGCCTTCAATCTGGCCGGGCTGTTCGAGCTGGCGGCAATTGATGCCGGTACCAAGCTAACCAACCAAAGCGGCGCCAGTGGTGCATTCTGGACTGGCGCGCTCGCTGCTTTCATCGCCACACCTTGCTCCGGCCCTTTCATGGCTGCGGCCCTTGGCGCAGCGCTGGTATTACCGACTGCCGCAGCCATGCTGGTATTCTCCGGGCTCGGCCTGGGCATCGCCTTGCCTTTTCTACTGCTGGGGTTTATCCCCGCGCTGCAGCGGCGCCTGCCCAGACCCGGACCCTGGATGGAAACCTTACGCCGCCTCCTCGCGGTGCCGATGTTCCTAACCGCACTCGCCCTCCTGTGGGTACTCAGCCATCAGGTCCCGGCCGATGCACTGGTCGCATCCCTGGGCTGTGCCATGCTGCTTGCACTTGGGCTCTGGCTGACTGGCCTCTGGCAGCAGAAACTGAAACGCAATGCCTGGTTGCCCTCTGCTCTGGCATTGATTCTGTCGCTCGGCCTAGGCTGGAGCCAGGTCTCTGGACAAACCGCGCCGGCCATCGATGTGCAGCGACGCGCATTCGACGAGCAACAACTCGCTCAACTGCGCGCAGATAAGGTACCGGTGTTTCTCTACTTCACTGCCGATTGGTGCATCACCTGCAAGGTGAACGAGCAAGTCGCCATTAACCGTGAAGCGACCGCGCAGGCTTTTGCCGCTGCCGGGGTTGAAGTGATGCGTGGCGACTGGACCAATGGCGATCCCGTCATCACCGCATTCCTTGAACGCCACGGTCGCTCAGGCGTTCCGCTGTACCTGTGGTACGGAGCGGGTGAAGCCGAGCCACGCCTACTGCCCCAGATCCTCAGACCGGATTCGCTGCCCGAACTGGTGCGAAGGTAA
- a CDS encoding FMN-dependent NADH-azoreductase: MEQLLVINTSPQRSASYSRQMTERFVHLWRLRYPSGEIVYRELGNQPIPHVDERWVQAAFTPPDARNHHQNDTLALSDELVSELKQATQIVIGCPMHNLSVPSTLKAYIDQIIRMGVTTRLVPGTPGSPYAGLLHDKKAYLLLARGGHGYEEGEAYAHMNFQEPYLSAVLGMLGIHDITTVSLEYTAIGGAQFDDAVKRANSRIDALMF, encoded by the coding sequence ATGGAACAATTGCTCGTCATAAATACCAGCCCGCAGCGCAGTGCCTCGTACAGTCGGCAAATGACAGAACGCTTCGTGCATCTCTGGCGCCTTCGATACCCGAGTGGCGAGATCGTCTACCGCGAGCTGGGTAACCAGCCGATTCCGCACGTCGATGAACGCTGGGTTCAGGCCGCGTTCACCCCGCCCGACGCCCGAAACCATCACCAAAATGACACCCTAGCGCTCAGCGACGAGCTGGTGAGCGAGCTCAAGCAAGCCACTCAGATCGTAATCGGCTGCCCCATGCACAATTTGTCGGTGCCCAGTACGCTAAAAGCCTACATCGACCAGATCATCCGCATGGGAGTGACGACCCGCCTGGTGCCCGGCACACCTGGTAGCCCCTACGCGGGGCTACTGCACGACAAGAAAGCGTACCTGCTGCTTGCGAGAGGCGGCCATGGTTATGAAGAAGGGGAAGCCTACGCACACATGAACTTCCAGGAGCCCTATCTGAGCGCGGTATTGGGCATGCTGGGCATTCACGACATAACAACGGTAAGCCTTGAATACACGGCTATCGGCGGTGCCCAATTCGATGACGCCGTCAAACGGGCCAATTCACGTATCGATGCGCTGATGTTTTAA